The Martelella sp. AD-3 genome includes a region encoding these proteins:
- a CDS encoding LysR family transcriptional regulator produces the protein MIMDQNGTIDVRFLRTTFLLLSEQNVSRVAARLGQSQPSVSAVLKRARQVFDDPLLVRSGQGMAVTERGETVCASLGRILAELSETISPEEAFDPATTAFAMRISAMSCFNGFLIPPIAARLRNEAPVASIGFFAPAESDDLTEQLSSGASDLLVANWPAPHESLRSSTIFDCETACILRADHPAARAGAMSMDDYLDLPHLSLGSVVRPAFSPIGGRLKQLGVNRRVALSVPEYALVPPVIARTDLIFTTARPYAEFVVDRYPDYGLCVVPAPRDFGNMRLYLLWHERAHKSPANRWVRNLIRDVSRRYGADLEARPTPASMAGLAALAAV, from the coding sequence ATGATCATGGATCAGAACGGCACGATTGATGTCCGGTTTTTGCGCACGACCTTCCTTCTGTTGAGCGAACAGAATGTTTCGCGCGTTGCCGCCAGGCTCGGCCAAAGCCAGCCTTCCGTCAGCGCCGTGCTGAAGCGCGCGCGGCAGGTTTTCGACGATCCGCTTCTGGTCAGGAGCGGGCAGGGCATGGCCGTGACGGAGCGGGGAGAGACGGTGTGCGCCTCGCTTGGCCGCATCCTGGCGGAACTCAGCGAGACCATCAGCCCGGAAGAGGCCTTCGATCCGGCCACCACCGCCTTCGCCATGCGGATTTCGGCGATGAGCTGTTTCAACGGCTTTCTCATTCCGCCGATTGCCGCGAGGCTCCGCAACGAAGCGCCGGTAGCCTCGATCGGTTTCTTCGCTCCTGCCGAAAGCGACGACCTGACCGAGCAACTGAGTTCCGGCGCTTCCGATCTTCTCGTCGCCAACTGGCCGGCGCCGCATGAAAGCCTGCGCTCCAGCACGATCTTCGATTGCGAGACCGCCTGCATCCTGCGGGCCGACCATCCCGCTGCCAGGGCGGGCGCGATGTCGATGGATGATTATCTCGACTTACCGCATCTCTCGCTCGGCTCGGTCGTCCGGCCCGCCTTCAGCCCCATCGGGGGACGGCTGAAACAGCTTGGCGTCAATCGTCGGGTGGCGCTTTCCGTGCCGGAATATGCGTTGGTGCCGCCGGTGATCGCGCGCACCGACCTGATCTTCACCACGGCGCGGCCCTATGCCGAGTTCGTTGTGGACCGATACCCGGATTATGGCCTCTGCGTCGTTCCCGCGCCGCGCGATTTCGGCAATATGCGGCTTTATCTCCTCTGGCATGAGCGCGCGCATAAAAGTCCGGCCAATCGCTGGGTGCGCAATCTTATCCGTGATGTTTCAAGGCGTTACGGGGCCGATCTGGAGGCGCGGCCGACGCCGGCCTCCATGGCCGGGCTTGCCGCGCTCGCAGCGGTATAA
- a CDS encoding creatininase family protein codes for MPLKSHWWWDHTTKDFTDMDMSEFVAILPVAAVEQHGPHLPVRVDSAINAGIISRAVEIMPDDMKVLVLPMQAVGKSVEHLEYPGTLTLSYETLARLWFEIGESVARAGCRKIIFANSHGGQPQVMEIVCRELRIKCGMFAVSSWVSAGASQADLYSEHELKHGIHGGESETSTMLHLHPDLVDMQYAEDFQPMSVEMERGNQVLTAEGRIGFGWQTQDLHPSGACGNAAAADAERGKIHVERSAQSLVALAEEVLAFPMERLTQKTMFKD; via the coding sequence ATGCCGCTCAAATCGCACTGGTGGTGGGATCACACGACCAAGGACTTTACCGACATGGACATGTCGGAATTCGTCGCGATCCTGCCGGTGGCCGCCGTCGAGCAGCACGGTCCGCATCTTCCCGTTCGCGTCGACAGCGCCATCAATGCCGGCATCATCAGCCGCGCCGTGGAAATCATGCCGGACGACATGAAGGTGCTGGTCCTGCCGATGCAGGCGGTCGGCAAATCGGTCGAGCATCTCGAATATCCCGGCACGCTGACGCTGTCCTATGAAACGCTGGCCCGCCTCTGGTTCGAGATCGGCGAGAGCGTGGCGCGGGCCGGCTGCAGGAAGATCATCTTCGCCAATTCCCATGGCGGCCAGCCGCAGGTGATGGAGATCGTGTGCCGCGAGCTGAGGATCAAATGCGGCATGTTCGCCGTCTCCTCCTGGGTCTCCGCCGGCGCCAGCCAGGCCGATCTCTACAGCGAGCACGAGCTGAAACACGGCATTCACGGCGGTGAATCCGAAACCTCGACCATGCTGCATCTGCATCCAGACCTGGTCGACATGCAATATGCCGAGGATTTCCAGCCAATGTCCGTCGAGATGGAGCGCGGCAATCAGGTGCTGACGGCGGAAGGGCGGATCGGCTTCGGCTGGCAGACCCAGGACTTGCACCCCTCCGGCGCCTGCGGCAATGCGGCTGCCGCCGACGCCGAGCGTGGCAAGATCCATGTCGAGCGCTCTGCTCAGAGCCTCGTAGCGCTTGCAGAAGAGGTTCTCGCCTTCCCGATGGAACGGCTCACCCAGAAGACCATGTTCAAGGACTGA
- a CDS encoding CocE/NonD family hydrolase, whose translation MLARNPTSAVSKRVEHLTLKDGVALAADVYRPPGEGDWPVLLMRQPYGKAIASTVVLAHPSWYARHGYLVVVQDVRGMGASEGDFDCLRQELSDGAETVDWARGLEGANGKIGLYGFSYQAITQYLALAGGGRVDAMAPAMGSFAPEKDWAYEGGAPRYAGMVGWALQMALLKAAHDGDRETHAELSALKGLPETARYLAERPALSHLKRWIDNAESDWDQVSPKRLLKDHALDIPVLHTGGWYDFMLEGTLAADRAFRNASPETAHLAIGPWAHMPWNGASGQSRMPEAETYSVDRANIAFFDFYLKNRGNPPPALTLFDMGERRWRAFDHWPEPLKKPLALASGGLAATLANDGRLADVAGDGEDVLVSDPFRPAPLVGGHVGEPAGFVDRAASDDRSDVAVYTTAPFAQDFILCGPVRADITISTEAQVFDLVATLSLVTPTGSANVIQTGITRTKVTGAPVSVGLRAAFVTVPAGFSLRLSLQAAAWPAFSLHAQDPASADGMNAQPLTLAICHAASRLVLSVLNEDTANGA comes from the coding sequence TTGCTGGCACGAAACCCGACATCTGCCGTTTCAAAGCGCGTCGAACACCTCACCCTGAAAGACGGTGTGGCGCTGGCGGCGGATGTCTATCGCCCGCCGGGCGAGGGGGACTGGCCGGTTCTTCTGATGCGCCAGCCCTATGGCAAGGCAATCGCCTCCACCGTCGTCCTCGCCCACCCCTCCTGGTATGCCCGCCACGGCTATCTCGTGGTGGTGCAGGACGTGCGCGGCATGGGCGCCTCGGAAGGCGATTTCGATTGCCTGCGCCAGGAATTGAGCGATGGCGCGGAAACGGTCGACTGGGCGCGGGGGCTTGAGGGGGCCAACGGCAAGATCGGGCTCTACGGCTTTTCCTATCAGGCGATCACGCAATATCTGGCGCTTGCCGGCGGCGGACGAGTGGATGCCATGGCACCGGCCATGGGGTCCTTCGCACCGGAGAAGGACTGGGCCTATGAGGGCGGGGCGCCGCGTTATGCCGGCATGGTCGGCTGGGCGCTGCAGATGGCTTTGCTGAAGGCTGCCCATGATGGCGATCGCGAGACCCATGCCGAACTTTCCGCCCTCAAGGGCCTTCCGGAGACAGCCCGCTACCTCGCCGAACGCCCGGCGCTTTCGCACCTGAAGCGCTGGATCGACAATGCCGAAAGCGACTGGGATCAGGTCTCGCCTAAGCGCTTGCTCAAGGATCACGCGCTGGATATCCCGGTGCTGCACACCGGCGGCTGGTACGACTTCATGCTGGAAGGCACGCTTGCCGCCGATCGGGCGTTTCGCAACGCCTCGCCGGAGACCGCGCATCTTGCCATCGGCCCGTGGGCGCATATGCCGTGGAACGGCGCAAGCGGCCAATCGCGCATGCCGGAAGCGGAGACCTATTCCGTCGACCGCGCCAATATCGCCTTCTTCGATTTCTATCTGAAGAACCGGGGCAATCCGCCGCCGGCTCTCACGCTGTTCGATATGGGGGAGCGTCGCTGGAGGGCGTTCGACCACTGGCCGGAGCCCCTGAAGAAACCGCTGGCGCTCGCTTCCGGCGGGCTTGCCGCGACGCTTGCCAATGACGGCAGGCTTGCGGATGTGGCCGGCGATGGTGAGGATGTGCTCGTCAGCGATCCCTTCCGTCCGGCGCCGCTTGTCGGCGGACATGTCGGCGAACCGGCGGGCTTCGTCGATCGGGCGGCGAGCGACGACCGTTCAGACGTCGCCGTCTATACCACAGCGCCCTTTGCGCAGGACTTCATCCTTTGCGGGCCCGTCAGGGCTGACATCACCATATCGACGGAAGCACAGGTTTTCGATCTCGTTGCCACGCTCTCTCTGGTCACCCCCACAGGAAGCGCAAACGTGATCCAGACCGGAATAACCCGGACAAAAGTGACGGGTGCGCCGGTGAGCGTCGGTCTCAGAGCGGCCTTTGTCACGGTGCCGGCGGGTTTCAGCCTCCGCCTGTCGCTGCAGGCCGCCGCCTGGCCCGCCTTTTCTCTCCATGCACAAGACCCGGCATCTGCCGATGGGATGAACGCTCAGCCGCTGACGCTGGCGATCTGCCACGCGGCCAGCCGTCTCGTGCTTTCCGTTCTGAATGAGGACACCGCAAATGGCGCCTAA
- a CDS encoding ABC transporter ATP-binding protein, producing MAPKPYLTLDNVSATYGDTTAVSGLTIEVPKGELLSLLGPSGCGKTTTLRMIAGFVEPSGGRIILNDKDISRKPVHKRNIGVVFQSYALFPHLTVIDNVGFGLRMRNASRAEWRERAGKTLETVGLSPYADRYPGQLSGGQQQRVALARALVIEPDVLLLDEPLSNLDANLRADMRNEIRSLQQRLGITTIFVTHDQSEALSMSDRVAVMSKGVMSEIGTPLALCDHPKSPFTATFLGHRTVIDGKVENGVFSAPGITCAGAPAKATKLVLRASRLRFGEENSPLSVSGTLVNAAYLGETYEADIQAACGMIRLVVPSDTPPPPVGTACRVTAEPGGTTFI from the coding sequence ATGGCGCCTAAGCCCTATCTCACCCTCGACAATGTTTCGGCGACCTATGGCGATACCACAGCCGTCTCGGGCCTGACGATCGAAGTGCCCAAGGGCGAGCTTCTGTCGCTGCTCGGCCCGTCTGGCTGCGGCAAGACGACGACGCTCAGGATGATCGCCGGTTTCGTCGAGCCGTCGGGCGGTCGCATCATCCTCAACGACAAGGACATCAGCCGCAAGCCGGTGCACAAGCGCAATATCGGCGTGGTGTTCCAGTCCTACGCGCTGTTTCCGCATCTGACCGTGATCGACAATGTCGGCTTCGGTCTTCGCATGCGCAACGCCTCGCGGGCCGAGTGGCGGGAGCGGGCGGGAAAGACGCTGGAAACTGTCGGCCTTAGCCCCTATGCCGACCGCTATCCCGGCCAGCTCTCCGGCGGCCAGCAGCAGCGCGTCGCCCTTGCCCGCGCGCTGGTGATCGAGCCGGATGTTCTGCTTCTGGATGAGCCGCTGTCGAACCTCGACGCCAATCTCAGGGCCGACATGCGCAACGAGATCCGCTCGCTGCAGCAGCGCCTCGGCATCACCACCATCTTCGTCACCCACGACCAATCCGAAGCGCTTTCGATGTCGGACCGGGTGGCGGTGATGAGCAAGGGCGTGATGAGCGAGATCGGCACGCCGCTTGCCCTTTGCGATCACCCCAAGAGCCCGTTTACCGCGACCTTCCTCGGCCACCGCACGGTGATCGACGGCAAGGTGGAGAACGGCGTGTTTTCCGCCCCCGGCATCACCTGCGCCGGTGCGCCGGCAAAGGCCACCAAACTGGTGCTGCGCGCCTCGCGCCTGCGCTTCGGCGAAGAGAACTCCCCGCTTTCGGTCTCAGGAACGCTCGTCAACGCAGCCTATCTCGGCGAGACCTATGAGGCCGATATCCAGGCCGCCTGCGGCATGATCCGGCTTGTCGTTCCCTCCGATACGCCGCCGCCGCCGGTCGGCACCGCATGCCGGGTCACCGCCGAACCGGGCGGGACCACCTTTATCTGA
- a CDS encoding PotD/PotF family extracellular solute-binding protein has translation MNIKRRSFNKLILGGAATLAAPYSFVRAQTPDPKPGDELVVGIWGGTQEKIVKQYIEPVLVDKYGCKISYVLGGTVERRARAYAERGRPSFDVLYLNIFESRQAVKDGVTQPATDAVENAQYLYPIARKGGYGVAINPCTIVYNKTKASAPITSWKDMWKPEWQGRIAWPNGLGAEGISALMMSTLSWFGDQTKMAPEGFDKVKELKPFAAIQGSQAQLFDMFDQDIADLSVEFGSFCEKYIEERNPDFALADPEEGKALAMNVACITEGTRNQKLAEEWVNLHLSPEVMLAYAKEIYYSPTVDNVDIPADLQSKLIMPDQIDTLVDFDWDYINANRNKWQSIYDREIAG, from the coding sequence ATGAACATCAAGAGACGTTCCTTCAACAAACTTATTCTGGGCGGGGCCGCCACGCTTGCCGCTCCCTATTCCTTCGTCCGGGCCCAGACGCCGGACCCGAAGCCCGGCGACGAGCTTGTCGTCGGCATCTGGGGCGGCACCCAGGAAAAGATCGTCAAACAGTATATCGAGCCGGTTCTGGTCGACAAATACGGCTGCAAGATCTCCTATGTTCTGGGCGGTACCGTCGAGCGCCGCGCCCGCGCCTATGCCGAGCGCGGCCGCCCGAGCTTCGACGTGCTCTACCTCAACATCTTCGAAAGCCGTCAGGCCGTGAAGGATGGCGTCACCCAGCCGGCGACCGATGCCGTCGAAAACGCGCAATATCTCTACCCGATCGCCAGGAAGGGCGGTTACGGCGTTGCCATCAACCCCTGCACCATCGTCTACAACAAGACCAAGGCGTCCGCGCCGATCACGTCCTGGAAGGACATGTGGAAGCCGGAATGGCAGGGCCGCATCGCATGGCCGAACGGCCTCGGCGCCGAGGGCATTTCCGCGCTGATGATGTCGACGCTTTCCTGGTTCGGCGACCAGACCAAAATGGCGCCGGAAGGCTTCGACAAGGTCAAGGAACTGAAGCCCTTTGCCGCTATCCAGGGCAGCCAGGCGCAGCTCTTCGACATGTTCGATCAGGATATCGCCGATCTGTCGGTCGAGTTCGGCAGCTTCTGCGAAAAATACATCGAGGAGCGGAACCCCGATTTCGCACTCGCCGATCCGGAAGAAGGCAAGGCGCTCGCCATGAACGTCGCCTGCATCACCGAGGGCACGCGGAACCAGAAGCTGGCGGAAGAGTGGGTCAACCTGCACCTGTCGCCGGAGGTCATGCTTGCCTATGCCAAGGAGATCTACTACTCGCCGACCGTCGACAATGTCGATATCCCGGCTGACCTGCAGAGCAAGCTGATCATGCCCGACCAGATCGACACCCTTGTCGACTTCGACTGGGATTACATCAATGCCAACCGCAATAAATGGCAGTCCATCTACGACCGGGAGATTGCCGGATGA
- a CDS encoding ABC transporter permease subunit, with protein MRKWLGPALSAPVTIWLLIAFAAPLVAVVFLSLHEYSDPFGPLIQSPSLQQFIDIASDSFYYRVVFETIWLSVAVTIASALLGYPVAYWLARMPGKYRAFAFAIVLIPLLTNVVVRSLGIILLLSPEGLINIVTGWFGIPPVKTMLFNHGAVIVALTQVFMPFMVLALYDNLQNTSPRVHEAARSLGASPAIRFLTVDLPLSLPGLKSGMIVVFLMSSTSYVSATMLGGKKVWTTGMLVLQEAMHNLNTSLAAALALVMTVTGLLFAVLATLALNRLMTWRYGGRSRPFALPRFVEPVVNVAGPIISWLLFAASVVLLLLPLGLVFVQSFNDVELATAAGFRGFTLRWYHEVFVSGYYTDSFIVSVKVALAALAVSLIIAVPAAFALARFPFRGRSALLAFWLLPLTLPHVALGVGMLKLLQIYVAVPAFIGLVAIHVVVILPFAITLLTASVIGLDEAQEEAAASLGANAWKRLLLVIVPGLMPGLFATSIVGFLLSFDEVTVTSFLTTARLTTLPVRLYAEASFELRPTAHALSSVLILLTIVLLAIVGRFVRLDRLYAR; from the coding sequence ATGAGGAAATGGCTTGGGCCGGCGCTTTCAGCGCCGGTCACCATCTGGCTCCTGATCGCTTTTGCCGCGCCGCTTGTCGCGGTGGTATTCCTGTCCCTGCATGAATATTCCGACCCGTTCGGACCGCTGATCCAGTCGCCCTCGCTGCAGCAGTTCATCGATATCGCCTCCGACAGTTTCTACTATCGGGTGGTGTTCGAGACGATCTGGCTGTCGGTCGCGGTCACCATCGCCTCGGCGCTGCTCGGCTATCCGGTGGCCTACTGGCTGGCGCGCATGCCGGGCAAATACCGCGCCTTTGCCTTTGCCATCGTTCTCATTCCGCTTTTGACCAATGTGGTCGTGCGCTCGCTCGGCATTATCCTGTTGCTGTCGCCGGAAGGGCTGATCAATATCGTCACCGGCTGGTTCGGCATTCCGCCCGTCAAGACCATGCTGTTCAACCACGGCGCGGTGATCGTGGCGCTGACCCAGGTGTTCATGCCCTTCATGGTGCTGGCGCTCTACGACAATCTTCAGAACACCTCGCCGCGCGTGCACGAGGCGGCCCGAAGCCTCGGCGCCTCGCCCGCGATCCGCTTTCTGACGGTTGATCTGCCGCTGTCCCTGCCGGGGCTCAAGTCCGGCATGATCGTTGTCTTCCTGATGTCGTCGACCTCTTACGTCTCCGCCACCATGCTCGGCGGCAAGAAGGTCTGGACCACCGGCATGCTGGTGCTGCAGGAGGCCATGCACAATCTCAACACCTCGCTTGCCGCAGCGCTGGCGCTGGTGATGACGGTCACGGGCCTGCTTTTCGCCGTGCTGGCGACGCTTGCGCTCAACCGGCTGATGACCTGGCGCTATGGCGGCAGAAGCCGGCCGTTCGCGCTGCCGCGCTTTGTCGAGCCGGTCGTCAATGTCGCCGGTCCGATCATCTCCTGGCTGCTGTTTGCCGCCTCCGTCGTGCTGCTGCTGCTGCCGCTCGGCCTCGTCTTCGTCCAAAGCTTCAACGATGTGGAACTGGCGACAGCCGCCGGCTTCCGCGGCTTCACGCTGCGCTGGTATCACGAGGTCTTCGTTTCCGGCTACTACACGGATTCCTTCATCGTTTCCGTCAAGGTGGCGCTTGCGGCGCTTGCCGTGTCGCTGATCATTGCGGTGCCGGCCGCCTTCGCGCTGGCCCGCTTTCCCTTCCGCGGCCGCTCGGCGCTGCTTGCCTTCTGGCTGCTGCCGCTGACGCTTCCGCATGTGGCCCTCGGCGTCGGCATGCTGAAACTCCTGCAGATCTACGTGGCCGTGCCCGCCTTCATTGGTCTTGTGGCGATCCATGTCGTGGTCATCCTGCCCTTTGCCATCACGCTTCTGACGGCATCGGTGATCGGCCTCGACGAGGCGCAGGAAGAGGCGGCGGCAAGTCTCGGGGCGAACGCCTGGAAGCGCTTGCTGCTGGTGATCGTGCCGGGGCTGATGCCCGGCCTCTTCGCCACCTCGATCGTCGGCTTCCTCCTAAGCTTCGACGAGGTGACGGTCACGAGCTTCCTCACCACAGCCCGGCTGACGACGCTGCCGGTGCGCCTCTACGCCGAGGCCTCGTTCGAACTGAGGCCGACCGCGCATGCGCTCTCCTCCGTGCTGATCCTGCTGACCATCGTGCTGCTCGCCATCGTCGGCCGTTTTGTCCGGCTGGACCGGCTTTATGCAAGGTAG